The following coding sequences are from one Candidatus Binatia bacterium window:
- a CDS encoding protein kinase, with amino-acid sequence MSGPIDRTPPQPADPMEGFAGTDRFKPLALLGRGSMGIVYRIHDRETDTEVALKTLGARAPEQLYQLKQEFRSLGGILHPNLVELYELVVDEREGFFTMELIDGVDFVEYV; translated from the coding sequence ATGAGCGGCCCGATCGACCGCACACCACCCCAGCCTGCGGACCCGATGGAAGGATTCGCCGGGACTGATCGTTTCAAACCGCTTGCGTTGCTCGGCCGCGGCAGCATGGGCATCGTGTACCGGATACATGATCGGGAAACGGACACCGAGGTCGCACTGAAAACCCTGGGTGCCCGCGCGCCCGAGCAGCTCTACCAACTCAAACAGGAATTCCGCTCGCTTGGCGGTATCCTCCATCCGAACCTGGTCGAATTGTACGAGCTAGTGGTCGACGAGCGCGAGGGCTTCTTCACCATGGAGCTCATCGACGGAGTGGACTTCGTCGAGTACGTG